ATTGGCCTACCTCAGACGTCTCCTCTACATGAGTTGGTTCATGACCATTGGCAACGCCATCATTCTCTTGCCAATTCTTTCATCTATTCCAGTTGTAGTCCTGGCAGGTATAAATGAAATACCACATGCAAACCCACTTGTTGTGCAAATTGTTGCCTCTATCTTGTCACTTGTGCCAAGTATTATCATGGTTGAAGGTGGCTTTGTGATGGTTATTCTTGGTTTGCTATTCTATATTTTCCGTACCAATCGTATCGCACAAATTATCGTATTAGCTATTATATCAGTGATTACCCATCTCTTTGATCCGACAACTGTGCAGTGGATGATGATCTTCGCTGTGATTCCTATGTATTTCTACAACGGTGAGCGTGGTAGTGGCAATAAGAATTTCTTCTACATATTCTATCCAGCCCATATTTATCTCTTGTGGATCTTAGCAAGTTTTTTCAGATAAGAAGACAAAGGCAGTCCTCATACTGTCTTTTTTCGTGCTCAAAGTCCAATTTTTATAATTTGTTTCCTGCTTCTAAAACTGCTATAATTTAAGGAGTAATAGAATCTTGTGATAACTAAATTGGAGGTATATCATGACAAAAGTAGCAGTAGTATTTGCGGACGGATTTGAAGAAATCGAAGCCTTGAGCCCAGTGGATGTCTTCCGCCGAGCTGGATTTGACTGTAGCATGTTAGGACTTGAAAGTGCATCAGTGACAGGCTCTCATGGGATTCAAGTCACTATGGATGGCGTATTTGATGGTAATCTAAATGAATATGATTTGGTGGTTCTCCCTGGCGGCATGCCTGGCTCAACTAAACTACGTGATCACCAAGCCTTGATTGCCTCTCTTCAAGAAGTTGCTAAAGCTGGAAAATATGTTGCTGCTATCTGTGCTGCACCAATTGTTCTCGAACGTGCAGGCCTGCTTGAAGGGCGAAAATTTACTTGTTTCCCAGGTGTAGAGGAACAAATTGCATCTGGTGATCATCAAACTGACGTAGTGGTCGTGGATGACAATATTGTGACTAGCCGTGGTGCCGGAACAGCATTAGCGTTTGCTTATGCATTGGTTGATTTGTTGGGCGGTGATGGTCAGCAGTTGGCTCATACTATGGTCTACGACAGACTGTTTCAATAAGATTGATAATAGAGCATGTATCAAACAAATGGCCTAGTTGTAGGCTGGAGAGACCTTAGCTTAGTTTTAAGAGCTTTGGTTTTTTCTTTTCTGCTTTGACATCTCGCTTGAAAATGGTTATAATAATCACAAAATAACCTTTAAATGAGTCCAGAGAGGCTTAAAAGGTCGGACAGATTGAAACAGCAGGTTTCTCCTGTGATTTTTTGTGCGACCTTGCCGTATGGTGAGGTTTTTTTGATGACATTTTGCAGTATAGAAAGGGTTGTCATGATTTTAATTGAAGATTTAACCATTGTGAGTCAGCGTGAGATTGCACCTCGTATTTTTGAGATGGTGCTTAAGGGGGAGATGGTTGCGGATATGCAGCTTGGTCAGTTTATCCACCTCAAAGTGCCAGACCCAAGCAAGCTTCTTCGTCGTCCGATTTCCATCTCAGAGATTGACTACAATAAAAAAGAGGCAACCATTGTCTATCGTGTGGAGCGTGAGGGAACAGCTATCCTTTCAAAGATGGTAGCCGGTCAAACTATTGATACCATGGGCCCTCAAGGAAATGGTTTTGATATTTCTATTATTGAGGCTGGGCAGAAAGCTCTCCTTGTTGGTGGTGGTATTGGCGTGCCACCTTTGGTTGAGACGGCTAAGCAGTTGAAGGCTAAGGGAGTGGAAGTCGTATCAGTAATTGGTTTCGCCAATAAGAATGCCGTTATTTTGGAGGATAAACTCAGGGCTTGTGGTGATGTTTATGTGACGACTGACGACGGTTCATACGGTATCAAGGGTTACGTTTCAACAGTCATTGATAACTTCGACTGGACACCAGATGCCGTTTACAGTTGCGGAGCTCCAGGTATGCTCAAATATGTTGACAGCAAGTTTGAAAATCATCCTCACGCCTATGTTTCTATGGAAGCTCGTATGGCTTGTGGAATGGGGGCGTGCTATGCCTGTGTAGTTCACGTTAAAGGAGAAACGGATACTAAAAATCTTCGTGTTTGCGAGGAGGGACCAGTCTTTCCTACCGGAAAAGTCATCGTCTAGGAGGTAACCATGTCAGAGATGAAATCAGAAAATCGTTTAGCTATTAGTCTTCCAGGGATCGATTTGAAAAATCCCATTATCCCAGCTTCTGGTTGCTTTGGTTTTGGTCAAGAGTATGCCAAGTACTATGATTTGAACAAACTAGGGTCGATCATGATTAAGGCAACAACTGCCAACCCGCGTTTTGGGAATCCAACACCCCGTGTGGCAGAGACACCATCAGGTATGCTTAATGCCATTGGATTGCAAAATCCGGGTGTTGATGCTATCTTGTCTGAAAAACTCCCATGGTTACAGGAACATTATCCTGAGTTGCCAATCATTGCGAATGTGGCTGGATTTTCTAACGAAGAATATGCAGAAGTCTCTCACAAGATTTCCAAAGCTAGTAACGTCAAGGCAATCGAGCTTAACATCTCCTGTCCAAACGTGGACCATGGCAATAACGGTCTTCTCATAGGACAAGTACCAGAACTTGCCTATGCAGCCGTAAAAGCCAGTGTTTCTCACTCTGATGTGCCCGTCTATGTCAAACTGACACCAAGCGTGGCTGACATTACAAGTGTTGCCAAGGCAGTCGAAGATGCCGGTGCGACAGGTTTCACCATGATTAACACCTTGGTTGGTACACGCTATGATTTGGCGACTCGCAAACCAATCATTGCCAATGGTCAAGGTGGTATGTCAGGACCAGCTGTCTTCCCAGTAGCCCTTAAACTCATCCGCCAAGTCGCTCTTGCATCAGACCTTCCAATCATCGGTATGGGGGGCGTAGACAGTGCCGAAGCAACTATCGAAATGTTTATCGCTGGTGCCTCAGCCATCGGTGTCGGAACAGCAAACTTCGCAGATCCCTATGCCTGCCCTAAAATCATTGATCGTCTCCCTGAAGTCATGGACAAGTATGGCATCACAACTCTTGAGGACTTGCGTGAGGAAGTTCGAACAGACTTGTTGGGAAAATAATATAGTGCTAATAGGTATATTTGCCTAGGAAAAAGTATTTTCAAAGAACGTACTCATATTCCCTTTTGACAATCCCATATAAAAGCGCTATAATAGAACAAATTGAACTGAACCTTTAATCGAGTCCAGAGAGGCGAGAAAGGTGTACTGAGATGCTACGGCATCACTAAAGGGTAGGGACTGCCCTATTTTCGTGCAACCTTCGCTGACTGGCGGAGGTTTTTTGTGTGAAAGGATATAAGAAATGAGAGAAAATCGTCCTGTTATTGCCCTTGATTTCCCGACTCTTGAGGATGTGAAGGCTTTCCTTGCTAAGTTTCCTGCTGATGAAAAGCTCTATGTGAAGATTGGTATGGAGCTTTACTATGCGGCTGGTCCTGAGATTGTACGCTACGTTAAAGAGCTTGGCCATAGTGTTTTCCTTGACCTTAAGCTTCACGATATTCCAAATACTGTCAAATCAGCTATGCGTGTCTTGTCTAACCTTGGCATTGATATGACAAATGTGCATGCGGCTGGTGGTGTGGAGATGATGAAAGCTGCGCGTGAAGGCTTGGGAGATGGACCAATCTTGATTGCTGTAACCCAGTTGACCTCTACGTCTGAAGAGCAGATGCGTGATTTTCAAAATATCCAAACCACACTTCAAGAATCAGTGGTTCATTATGCTCAGAAAACTGCTGAAGCAGGTCTCGATGGTGTTGTCTGTTCAGCACACGAAGTAGCCAAAATCAAAGAAGCAACTAACCAAGACTTCGTTTGTTTGACACCTGGTATTCGTCCAGCAGGAGCAGCGGTTGGTGACCAAAAACGGGTCATGACACCTGCTGATGCTCATCAAATTGGTTCAGACTACATTGTTGTCGGTCGCCCAATTACGCAAGCTGAAGATCCAGTGGCAGCTTATCACGACATCAAGGCCCAATGGAACGATCAATAAATTTTCAAAAATACCTGATTTCTTAAGAAAAATAGAAAGAATTGGGTTATAATAAACTATAGAAAACGCTTTACGGAGGAACATAATTATGACATTAGCATCACAAATTGCTTCAGACTTGCTAGATATCAAAGCGGTTTACCTTAAACCTGAAGAGCCATTTACATGGGCATCAGGAATTAAATCACCAATCTACACTGATAACCGTATCACTTTATCTTATCCTGAAACACGTACGCTTATTGAAAATGGGTTCGTGAAAAAGATTAAAGAAGAGTTTCCGGAAGTAGAAGTAATTGCTGGTACTGCAACTGCGGGTATTCCTCACGGTGCGATCATTGCAGACAAAATGAACCTTCCATTTGCTTACATCCGTAGCAAGCCAAAAGATCACGGTGCTGGTAACCAGATCGAAGGCCGTGTGGTTAAAGGCGAAAAAATGGTTGTTGTTGAAGACTTGATTTCAACTGGTGGGTCAGTACTTGATGCTGTCGCTGCTGCAGAGCGTGAAGGGGCTGATGTTATTGGTGTTGTGGCTATCTTCACTTACGAATTGCCAAAAGCTGAGAAAAACTTCGCAGAAGCTGGTGTGAAATTGGTCACTCTTTCAAACTACACTGAGTTGATTAAGGTTGCTAAAGTTAAAGGTTACATCACTGCAGACGGACTTCAACTCTTGAAGAAATTCAAAGAAAACCAAGAAACTTGGCAAGACTAATTATTATGATTTAAGGCGGAACGTTTTAGGCGTTTCGTTTTTTTTAGTATAATTTAGAAGATAATAGAAGCAGGAGATTATGAGATGACAATAAATGAGTGGTCAGATGTGACAGCAATGGCTGAAGCCGTGCAAAATAAGATGGTAAGCCCTCGAGAGCTAGTAAAGGATACTATAAGTGAAGCGGAGAGGACGAATACTAAAATCAATGCTATCGTCAGTCAACGTTACGAGAAAGCATTGGTAGAAGCAGAAAATCGAGATTTTTCTGATAAGCCTTTTTCAGGAGTACCAATTTTCCTGAAGGATTTAGGTCAGGAGCAAGCTGGGGAGCCTTCAACAGCAGATTCTCGCCTATTTACAAGTTACCATGCTAAAGAAACGGATAACTATGTCAAGAATCTTGAAGAACTGGGCTTCATTATTTTAGGGCGTTCTAGCACTCCTGAGTTTGGTTTCAAAAATATCAGTGATGCCCAGATTCATGGTTCTGTCAATCTGCCTGACGATGTGACACGGAATGCTGACGGGTCAAGTTGAAGCTGAAGATTTCTCTGATAAAGCTGCTGATAAGGCTAAAGAAGTTAATGAAAATGTTGACAAGGCTGCTGAAAAAAGTTGCTGACAAAGCCCGACGATGTGAAATAATTAAGCATAAAAAAAGCGCTCACAATATATGAGCGCTTTTTTTATGCAATTTATTCAACACCTTGCATCAAACCTTGAATACGCTTTGATAGGAAGACGAGAACAATACCAAGTACAACAGAACCTAATCCGAAGTAAGAGAAGTAAGCGACTTCAGATTTGGCGTTATACAACGTCACCAGTTGTGCGTTCAAAGCAGAACCTACCGCTGATGACAAGAACCACATTGACATCATTTGAGAATTAAAGGCTTTTGGTGCCAACTTAGTTGTGACGGATAGGCCGACAGGTGAAATTAACATTTCACCGAGGATAACAAGTGCCCATGAACCAACTAACCATAGTGGTGATACTTTACCACTTGTGCCATACAAAGCACCAGGAATGGCCATTATCAAGAAGCTTAAGCCGGCAAATATCAAACCAACGGCAAACTTTGTTGGTGATGATGGTTGGTTTTTCTTCCAGGCAGTCCATAGCCAAGCGAAGAATGGTGTGTAAAGCATGATGAACAGTGGGTTCAATGATTGGAACCATGAGACAGGGAACCAAGATGAATCAACACGTTCAGCAGCAAATGTTGCCAACACAACTGAGCCTTGTTCTTCAATCGCCCAGAACAAAACAGCGGCGATGAAGAGTGGAATGTATGATACAACACGCAAACGTTCTGTTGCCGTAACCTTGACTGAAGCAATCATCCAAACAAAATAGAAGACTGGAATTGCGATTGCCACAATTGTCAAAAGGTTAATATAAGCTGGTAGTGAGTTCCAACCAACAAGATTCATCACGACGATGACGGCAATAAAACCAGCGACCGCTAAGCCCACTTTAACAAGTAATGGCTTAACTTCTTCTGGTGCTAGTGGATCAGTTGGGCGCAAGTAACGCGGATCCAATGTTTTCTTACCACCGAAGTAATAAACCAGCAAACCAATAAACATACCGATTGCTGCCAATGAGAAGGCCACGTGGTAACCTGCAGCTTCTTGTGCAGCACCAACAATAAGTGGTGCAATGAACGCACCCAAGTTAATACCAAACACAAAGATTGAGAAACCAGCGTCACGACGACGATCATGTTCGTCATACAATGTCCCAACCAATGTTGAAACGTTTGGCTTCAAGAAACCAGTTCCGATAATAATTAAGATGATTGACCCAAACAATGCGCTTGCGCCAAAAGGCAAAGCGAGCACGATATGTCCAAGCATGATGAGAACACCACCCCAGAATACAGCTGGACGTGCTCCGATGATACGATCGGCTACGAAACCACCGATCGTACCAGAAAGGTAAACCATTGAAGCGTAAATTGCCATGATTGATGCGGCTGTTGCTCGTGTAATGTGTAGATCACCAGTACTGATGAGGAACCACATATAGTAAAGCAAGATGGCGCGCATACCATAGTATGAGAAACGCTCCCACATTTCAGTCATGAATAGTGTTGACAGTCCTAAAGGTTGCCCGAAAAATGTCTTTCCTTTGTCTTCCATAAAATCCCCCGATTGATTTTTGATACGTTATTATTGAATTAACAACGTTACAAACATATTTATTAAAAATATCCTTCTATTTTATGCTAAAATGGTGTAAAATACAAATTATTTACCCAATTTAGTATCAAAATAATATCATATTAGCCGTGCTTAACCGATAGGTTGACGTGAAGATATCGTAAAATAGGGCGAATTAGTGGTCAGACCGTGGATTTATCTGTACAATAGAGGGTGAACGAATTTAAGTTAAAGGAATGACGTACCCGTTGGGATGTCCAAAAGTATGGCAAAAGAAAAGTTTGACGCAGGGGAATTTATATCCTCACTATTCCACTATGCACATGATTTCAATTATAATCATATTGTTTTTGAGGCTAATCGGTATAAAGTATCGGTTAATTTGACACGTAGATCGGCAACCTATGGGAATGCTGACATGTTTTATGTGTCAGCAGATACGAAGTCGTTTGCACCCGTGATGTCTGCAATTAACGGTGCCATTGAAGTGGCGGAACTCGCTAGCAAGCAACAAGCCGTGGTAGAGACAGCTGCAATGTTTGATGGTACAGAAGGTGCTTTGGGCCGTTCGATGACACTTGAAGATATGGAGTTACTGACTTGGGCCATTTTTCAATCGGGTCAAAAGATTCCAGCCAAAGTTTATTCTAAAATACTAGCTCAGTGGGACCTGTATAGCTATCAGATGGCAGTCTTTCATGAGGCTTACGATATTCTTCTGACACCTACAGTTGCGGATGTGACACCTAAACACGGACAGTTTGCTCTATCTGAAAGCCTACAAAATCAACTCAAACAGATTGCTTATTTTGATTGGCCAAAGCAACAGGAACTTATTTGGGCCATGTTTGCGGATAGCCTAGATTGGACATCCTTTACGCAGCGAGCTAACTTGACGGGACAACCATCAATTTCTTTACCTATCTATCGTATTGCAGATGGACTATCGCTTGGACTTCAACTGACATCCGCCAAGGGAAGAGAGGACCTCTTGCTACTGTTAGCCAAGCAAATGGAAGAAAGTTCAATTTTATGTAAAACCCTTTCAAATAGTGTAGTTTAAGATTATAAGTTTTTAACTTAACTTTATTATTTGTTTTAAGGAGACATATAAAGATGAAAAAGAGTTTTTAGCCGTTTTCAGCCTAATCTTGGATGCGGTCTTTTTGGTTGCTTGCTCATCACAAAGTTCAGCTGACAAGAACTGGGAAAAGATTGAGAAGCGTGGCAGTATTAAGGTTGCGACTGCTGGAAGTCTTTACCCACAAACTTACCACGACGATGATAACAATTTGACTGGTTACGATGTTGAAATTCTTAAAGAAGTTGGGAAACGTCTTAAGTTAAAGATCGACTTCACTGAGATGGGCGTCGATGGTATGCTTACTTCTGTAAATAGTGGTCAAGTAGATATCGCTAACTACTCACTAGAAGATGAGAATAACAACATTAAAAAATTCTTGCGTTCTGAATCATATAAGTATTCATTCACTTCTATGGCGGTTCGTGAATCTGATAACCCAGGAATATCTCTTCATGGGAAGACCTCAAAGGTAAGAAAGCAGCGGGTGCTACAAGTACTAAATACATGAAGATTACTAAAAAAATGGGTGCCGAACTTGTTGTTTATGACAATGTTACCAATGATGTGTACATGCAAAACTTGGTAAATGGGCGTACAGACGTTATCGTTAACGATTACTATTTGCAAAAAATGGCAGTAGCCGCTATCAAGGATAAGTACCCTGTTAAAATCAACGATGGTATCTACAGTAACCCTTACTCAACAAGCTTTACTTTCTCATCGAAGAATAAAACTCTTCAAGAAAAAGTTAATAAAGCCATCAAAGACATGAAGGAAGATGGTGCCCTTACCAAGATTTCTGAGAAATTCTTTGCTGGTCAAGACGTTACAAAGAAAACAAAAGTTGACTACACTGAGATTGATATCTCTGATGTTGAATAATATAAGCGATCCAATTGGATCGCTTATTTGCTAAAGAAATGTTTAGGAAGATAGACTTATGATTATTGATTTTTCACTGATTTTAAAAAGTATTCCCTATGTCCTAACAGGTCTGCATACACCATAGGAATCTCAGTTTTGAGCTTTATCATTGGAAACTTTTTTGCTATTCTTCTTGCCTTTATGCGGATGTCACAAAAGCCTTGGTTAAAGTATCCAGCCCGTATCTACATTTCATTTATGCGTGGGATTCCTATGTTGGTCGTGCTCTTCATTCTTTACTTTGGCTTGCCTTATGTTGGCATTCAGA
This region of Streptococcus thermophilus genomic DNA includes:
- a CDS encoding dihydroorotate dehydrogenase, producing MSEMKSENRLAISLPGIDLKNPIIPASGCFGFGQEYAKYYDLNKLGSIMIKATTANPRFGNPTPRVAETPSGMLNAIGLQNPGVDAILSEKLPWLQEHYPELPIIANVAGFSNEEYAEVSHKISKASNVKAIELNISCPNVDHGNNGLLIGQVPELAYAAVKASVSHSDVPVYVKLTPSVADITSVAKAVEDAGATGFTMINTLVGTRYDLATRKPIIANGQGGMSGPAVFPVALKLIRQVALASDLPIIGMGGVDSAEATIEMFIAGASAIGVGTANFADPYACPKIIDRLPEVMDKYGITTLEDLREEVRTDLLGK
- the pyrF gene encoding orotidine-5'-phosphate decarboxylase, encoding MRENRPVIALDFPTLEDVKAFLAKFPADEKLYVKIGMELYYAAGPEIVRYVKELGHSVFLDLKLHDIPNTVKSAMRVLSNLGIDMTNVHAAGGVEMMKAAREGLGDGPILIAVTQLTSTSEEQMRDFQNIQTTLQESVVHYAQKTAEAGLDGVVCSAHEVAKIKEATNQDFVCLTPGIRPAGAAVGDQKRVMTPADAHQIGSDYIVVGRPITQAEDPVAAYHDIKAQWNDQ
- a CDS encoding DJ-1 family glyoxalase III translates to MTKVAVVFADGFEEIEALSPVDVFRRAGFDCSMLGLESASVTGSHGIQVTMDGVFDGNLNEYDLVVLPGGMPGSTKLRDHQALIASLQEVAKAGKYVAAICAAPIVLERAGLLEGRKFTCFPGVEEQIASGDHQTDVVVVDDNIVTSRGAGTALAFAYALVDLLGGDGQQLAHTMVYDRLFQ
- a CDS encoding dihydroorotate dehydrogenase electron transfer subunit, with protein sequence MILIEDLTIVSQREIAPRIFEMVLKGEMVADMQLGQFIHLKVPDPSKLLRRPISISEIDYNKKEATIVYRVEREGTAILSKMVAGQTIDTMGPQGNGFDISIIEAGQKALLVGGGIGVPPLVETAKQLKAKGVEVVSVIGFANKNAVILEDKLRACGDVYVTTDDGSYGIKGYVSTVIDNFDWTPDAVYSCGAPGMLKYVDSKFENHPHAYVSMEARMACGMGACYACVVHVKGETDTKNLRVCEEGPVFPTGKVIV
- the pyrE gene encoding orotate phosphoribosyltransferase, with protein sequence MTLASQIASDLLDIKAVYLKPEEPFTWASGIKSPIYTDNRITLSYPETRTLIENGFVKKIKEEFPEVEVIAGTATAGIPHGAIIADKMNLPFAYIRSKPKDHGAGNQIEGRVVKGEKMVVVEDLISTGGSVLDAVAAAEREGADVIGVVAIFTYELPKAEKNFAEAGVKLVTLSNYTELIKVAKVKGYITADGLQLLKKFKENQETWQD
- a CDS encoding peptide MFS transporter, whose amino-acid sequence is MEDKGKTFFGQPLGLSTLFMTEMWERFSYYGMRAILLYYMWFLISTGDLHITRATAASIMAIYASMVYLSGTIGGFVADRIIGARPAVFWGGVLIMLGHIVLALPFGASALFGSIILIIIGTGFLKPNVSTLVGTLYDEHDRRRDAGFSIFVFGINLGAFIAPLIVGAAQEAAGYHVAFSLAAIGMFIGLLVYYFGGKKTLDPRYLRPTDPLAPEEVKPLLVKVGLAVAGFIAVIVVMNLVGWNSLPAYINLLTIVAIAIPVFYFVWMIASVKVTATERLRVVSYIPLFIAAVLFWAIEEQGSVVLATFAAERVDSSWFPVSWFQSLNPLFIMLYTPFFAWLWTAWKKNQPSSPTKFAVGLIFAGLSFLIMAIPGALYGTSGKVSPLWLVGSWALVILGEMLISPVGLSVTTKLAPKAFNSQMMSMWFLSSAVGSALNAQLVTLYNAKSEVAYFSYFGLGSVVLGIVLVFLSKRIQGLMQGVE